Below is a genomic region from Sorghum bicolor cultivar BTx623 chromosome 9, Sorghum_bicolor_NCBIv3, whole genome shotgun sequence.
CACGATCACCACCAGGCCATTGactcgatgatgatgatgccatTGCCGCCGCAGGTTTTTCCTGACCTTCCGGTGAATCCCATTCCCCGCAGTGTGGTTCAAGGATCATTATTCCCGGCCCCGGGCGAAGGCGGGGGGGACACGGGCAGCACCTCGCGATCGGGCAAGAGACGGCGGCCGCAGACGAGAAGCTCGCAGTCTAACGACGCTCCCGGCGGCgagagcagcggcggcggcggccaggcCCATGCGCTAGATAGGGCCAGGGCCAGCCGCCGGGTGTGGGTCCGCAAGCGGAGCACCGAGTGGTGGGACCACCTGGACGCGCCGTCGTGCCCGGACGCCGAGTTCCGGCGCGCCTTCCGCATGTCGCGCGCCACGTTCGGCGCGCTCTGCGACGCGCTGGTCGGCGCCGTCGCCAAGGAGGACACCGCGCTGCGGACCGCCATCCCCGTGCGCCAGCGCGTGGCCGTCTGCCTCTGGCGCCTCGCCACGGCGGAGCCCCTCCGCGAGATCTCCCGCCGCTTCGGCCTCGGCATCTCCACCTGCCACAGCATCGTGCTCCAGGTCTACCACGCCCTGGCCACCGTGCTCAGGCCTACGGCCATCAGCTGGCCTGAGCCTGACTCCGCCGCCGCGACCGTTGCGGCCAGGTTTGAGGCCGCCTCCGGGCTGCCCGGAATCATCGGCGCCGTCTACACCACGCGCGTCCCCGTCGTCACGCCTAAGGCCAACGTCGCCGCGTACTACGACCGCGGCCTCACGGATCGAAGACAGAGGGCGTCCTACTCCGTCGCCGTCCAGGCCGTTGCTGACGCCGACGGAGCGTTCACAGACGTCTGGATCGAGCCGGGATCACTATCTGACGCCGCCATCCTCGGCAGGTCGGCTCTTTCCGGGCTCCTAGCCCTAGTAGGGGGCCACGGGCAGGAGCAGCGGCTAGTCGGTGGCACGAGCTATCCGCTCATGGACTGGATGCTCGTGCCGTACGCGCACCAGAACCTGACGTGGACGGAGCACGCGTTCAACGAGCGggtcgcgcgcgcgcgcggtgtGGCGCGGGACGCGGTCAGGCGGCTCAAGGCGCGGTGGCGCTGCTTGCAGCGCCGCAGCGAGGTGAAGATGCAGGACCTCCCCAGCATGATCGCCGCCTGCTGCGTGCTGCACAACGTTTGTGAACGCGCCGGCGAGGAGCTCGACCCGGATCTCATGCAGTACGAGCTCGATGACGACGACGGTGACATCATCGTCGGTCACGATGCTGCGCCCTCCGCACCGGCGTTGCAGGCGGCGCGAGACAGGATCGCGCACGGCCTCCTGCACGGCAGCCACGCTAGCAACTAGCACACATAGCGATAGCGACACGGCATTTCATCATTACTCGTCGCCTATATGTTATATATACTATAGTTTGCGGGCACACCTGTAGTTTGTTCAGTTCTGTAGTGTATGGATGGAAACTTTTGGAACAACCTATGAAATTATAGGAGATTTACCTCCTTGGTTCTGAAGGAAGTTTATGGAAGTGTTCTAAATATTGACATGGCTATATGTCATTTTAATTTTGATTGAGATGCTAAGACATGGACGTTAATGAAATTGAATTAGTATTGTTCTATAACTAAATACCTTCCCATTTTGTCAAGTTTTCACATCTACAGGCTGGGAAGCATATGAGAATGGTGTGGATGATGAATATCAGTTCAGAGGATATTGAAATTGTTCTAAGACTTCTAGCTGATTATATATATGCTGAGGTTGTTGTGTCCAAGTCTGGGAATGCCTAGGAAAATATGGACCCAAAAGTGAGCGTGTTGATAAGTATGGACGTGGGGTTACAGAAAATTTGGCATAATGTTatcaaaattttgcaaaatttgatAAATTCTATATAGATTTATTGCAATAAAACAAATGCTTAAAAATATACCAATTTTGTTGCCAATGTCGCTATCGAATCTGTTAAAACTTTAATTTTAAaataggggtaaataaaaccacaAAGGCCTAACATAACAGGGGTGAAATCACATTGGCAAACTTGTTTTTGAATCTCAAAGTTAACATTGTTTAGAGGACTTTACGGACTAAGGGCAAACTCTTTCTTTCTTCAATTTGAGAACACATAGGTAAAATTACGAAGTTTAaaaaataaggacaaaatcaccATTTTAATTCAAAACGAGAATATGAATGCCAAATCCTCTACTATTTAGGGTGGTAACATGGTGTTGGTATTTCTTGGTTATGGTAGCAATAGGTTTTAAATAAGACTATGAAAAAAATGCATGAAAGCTACTCAACTGATATGCAAACAAAGCATTGACAAAAATATATCAAGAATGTAAAAAAGCTACATAATAGATCAAACAAAtttaaaaagaataaaaaatatAGTAATTAAAagtaatataggaaaataaggaAAAACAACCTAAATTAAAAAAACATCACATAGATACTAATTGAACAACCTAAATAAAAAACcatatatagaaaaaattaaTAAAGACGGACCAAAtcataaggaaaaagaaaaaacatataATATAGGAAAATTAAACAAAATATCACATGAATACTATTTAAACAATCTAAAATATACCTTAGAACATCTCATAGGCATGTAAAAAATAACTGTGAAACATACATTTATACTACATAAATATTGCAAAATATATCATTAAACATCATATGTAAACTAcgtgaacatcacatatatgctATGTGAACATTACAAAATACATCATAAAATATTAATGTATACTACATGAACATCACAAAATACATCataaaacatcacatgtatatacTACATGAATATCACAAAAATACGTATTAGATCATCACATGTGTACTATGTGAACACCACAAAAATGCATTATATAACACACATGAATACTACGTGAACATCataaaatacatcatagaacattacaTTAATACAAAGTAAATATCATAAAATATACCataaaatattacatatatactaCGCGGACATAACAACAAGACATAGGAAAAcagaaaaaacaaagaaaaaacaTATAATAGAGGATAATAAAAAAGAACGCTACATAGTTATTACTTAAACAATCTAAAATATATCACAAAACATAtcataaaaaagaaaaacaaaagaaaaaccaTCATAAAGACTGAAGATGTGGCTGCTCGCTCCTTCGCAAGGTACCCACGCGTGGGCCCATGGAGTCACTTGCTCACTCAGACGGAGCTGCGCTCACACATGGGCCAGAGTCATTCGTAGGCCACGCGCATGGGATTATGGTGGGCGACACAGAACTTCGATCCGACCTAAGCCTGTCTTATAAGTCGTACTTTTTCTGCTAGccagcaatgtttttctctcacaataaattag
It encodes:
- the LOC8080979 gene encoding protein ANTAGONIST OF LIKE HETEROCHROMATIN PROTEIN 1, producing the protein MGTFLAPFPSPQLVFPTTDTEFSSTAASADAEYSPTFLAYPDAEFSSSIIVLLAMHDDVGAGSQPNAPFAAEADADSDNFRLLFAAHEHDHHQAIDSMMMMPLPPQVFPDLPVNPIPRSVVQGSLFPAPGEGGGDTGSTSRSGKRRRPQTRSSQSNDAPGGESSGGGGQAHALDRARASRRVWVRKRSTEWWDHLDAPSCPDAEFRRAFRMSRATFGALCDALVGAVAKEDTALRTAIPVRQRVAVCLWRLATAEPLREISRRFGLGISTCHSIVLQVYHALATVLRPTAISWPEPDSAAATVAARFEAASGLPGIIGAVYTTRVPVVTPKANVAAYYDRGLTDRRQRASYSVAVQAVADADGAFTDVWIEPGSLSDAAILGRSALSGLLALVGGHGQEQRLVGGTSYPLMDWMLVPYAHQNLTWTEHAFNERVARARGVARDAVRRLKARWRCLQRRSEVKMQDLPSMIAACCVLHNVCERAGEELDPDLMQYELDDDDGDIIVGHDAAPSAPALQAARDRIAHGLLHGSHASN